The Burkholderiales bacterium genome includes a window with the following:
- the raiA gene encoding ribosome-associated translation inhibitor RaiA, whose translation MNLNLTGNHLEITPAIRDYVVAKLDRVTRHFDHVIDVNVVLSVDKLRQKVEANLHIRGKDIHAESVEPDMYAAIDALADKLDRQVLKAKEKRVDGRHDPAVKRDPETWARNADG comes from the coding sequence ATGAACCTGAACCTCACCGGCAATCACCTCGAGATCACGCCCGCGATCCGCGACTACGTCGTGGCCAAGCTCGACCGCGTCACGCGTCATTTCGACCACGTCATCGACGTCAACGTGGTGCTGTCGGTGGACAAGCTGCGACAGAAGGTGGAGGCGAACCTGCACATACGCGGCAAGGACATCCATGCGGAGAGCGTCGAGCCGGACATGTACGCCGCGATCGACGCGCTCGCCGACAAGCTCGATCGCCAGGTCCTGAAGGCGAAGGAGAAACGCGTCGATGGGCGCCACGACCCGGCGGTCAAGCGCGATCCCGAGACATGGGCGCGCAATGCCGACGGCTGA
- a CDS encoding HAD family phosphatase translates to MRDPLPLCAVVLDMDGTLLDTEPLAARAWLEAASNLGVRFDEALLPSMVGRTYVDCRALLVASVGDSDAVDRLMHGWHAAYDRIVEREGLAFKVGVAELFDWLDDADVPRAVATSTRRGRALAKLQSAGLAARLHAVVGGDEVARGKPAPDIFLEAAARLAIAPADCAVLEDSDAGVLGALAAGMTPIMIPDGRPPSQEVLRAKPLVVETLQHAIPHLVALIGGERTARHRTIVR, encoded by the coding sequence GTGCGCGACCCCCTGCCGCTATGCGCCGTCGTCCTCGACATGGACGGCACGCTGCTCGACACCGAGCCGCTCGCCGCGCGCGCATGGCTGGAAGCGGCCTCGAATCTCGGCGTCCGGTTCGACGAAGCACTGCTGCCGTCGATGGTCGGCCGCACCTACGTCGACTGCCGCGCGCTCCTGGTCGCGAGCGTCGGCGACTCCGACGCGGTCGACCGCCTGATGCATGGCTGGCACGCCGCGTACGACCGGATCGTCGAGCGCGAGGGCCTCGCGTTCAAGGTCGGCGTCGCCGAACTCTTCGACTGGCTCGACGACGCGGACGTTCCACGCGCCGTCGCCACCTCGACCCGGCGTGGCCGTGCGCTCGCGAAGCTCCAGAGCGCCGGCCTCGCTGCGCGTCTCCACGCGGTCGTCGGCGGCGACGAGGTCGCGCGCGGGAAGCCCGCTCCGGACATTTTCCTCGAAGCCGCGGCACGTCTCGCCATCGCGCCCGCGGACTGCGCGGTGCTCGAGGACTCGGACGCGGGCGTACTGGGCGCGCTCGCCGCCGGCATGACGCCGATCATGATCCCGGACGGGCGGCCGCCCTCGCAGGAGGTGCTCCGCGCGAAGCCGCTGGTCGTGGAGACGCTGCAGCATGCGATTCCCCATCTCGTTGCGCTGATCGGCGGAGAGCGCACCGCCCGCCATCGAACGATCGTGCGATAA
- a CDS encoding PTS sugar transporter subunit IIA, with protein MNRIAELLPESHVAVGLDVATKRDLFATVAAMFEAGGLARTAVIDALSAREKLGSTGLGQGIAIPHGRIKGLKDALGAFVRLAQPVAFDAPDGRPVNQVFVLLVPEHATEQHLELLSELAQMFSERAFRERLAAAADAHAAWIAIRDWVARA; from the coding sequence ATGAACCGAATCGCCGAGCTCCTGCCGGAATCCCACGTCGCCGTCGGCCTCGACGTCGCGACGAAACGCGACCTGTTCGCGACCGTCGCAGCGATGTTCGAGGCGGGCGGGTTGGCCCGGACCGCCGTGATCGATGCGCTCTCCGCGCGCGAGAAGCTCGGCTCGACCGGGCTCGGACAGGGCATCGCCATCCCCCACGGCCGCATCAAGGGGCTGAAGGACGCGCTCGGGGCGTTCGTGCGCCTGGCGCAGCCGGTGGCGTTCGACGCGCCCGACGGTCGACCGGTCAACCAGGTGTTCGTGCTGCTCGTGCCCGAGCACGCGACCGAGCAGCACCTCGAGCTCCTCTCGGAACTGGCGCAGATGTTCAGCGAGCGCGCGTTCCGGGAACGCCTCGCCGCGGCCGCGGACGCGCACGCCGCCTGGATCGCGATCCGCGACTGGGTGGCGAGGGCCTGA
- a CDS encoding RNA polymerase factor sigma-54, which produces MKPTLQLKLSQHLTLTPQLQQSIRLLQLSTLELNAEVERMLQENPLLEKENEDEDAPPAEALVTAPGSAPSESGDSARAGDGDDERAEEPVDTAEAAEGSAPASETDFGDEGGSDGDWGSAGPGDDDDEFYPQQIASSTLRDHLMAQLGMLSLPQRDRQLVAALIDALDEDGFLSSSLEELAELFPEELEIDVGDLAIALRYLQGLEPTGVGARDIGEALALQLRALPEGTPFREAALKVVDGHLELLANRDVTRLRRLLHCDEATVRAIRDLIRTLKPKPGAAFANAEANYVVPDVLVRKVRGQWVASLNEAAMPKLRVNRIYADILSRSRDASNQQLAAQLQEAKWLIRNVQQRFETILRVAQAIVDRQRRFFEHGEVAMRPMVLREIADMLGLHESTISRVTTQKYLLTPRGTYELKYFFGSHVATDTGGAASATAIRALIRQLIGAEDPKAPLTDSKIAEVLGEQGILVARRTVAKYREALSIPPVNLRKSL; this is translated from the coding sequence ATGAAGCCGACGCTGCAGCTCAAGCTCTCGCAGCACCTCACGCTGACGCCCCAGCTGCAGCAGTCGATCCGGCTCCTGCAGCTCTCGACGCTCGAGTTGAACGCCGAGGTGGAGCGCATGCTGCAGGAGAACCCGCTGCTCGAGAAGGAGAACGAGGACGAGGACGCCCCCCCCGCAGAGGCCCTCGTCACCGCGCCCGGCAGCGCGCCTTCCGAATCCGGGGACAGCGCGCGCGCCGGAGACGGCGACGACGAACGCGCCGAGGAGCCGGTCGACACCGCGGAGGCCGCGGAAGGCTCGGCGCCCGCGTCCGAGACGGATTTCGGCGACGAAGGGGGAAGCGACGGCGACTGGGGCAGCGCGGGCCCCGGCGACGACGACGACGAGTTCTACCCTCAGCAGATCGCCTCCTCGACGCTGCGCGACCACCTGATGGCGCAGCTCGGCATGCTGTCGCTGCCGCAGCGCGACCGCCAGCTCGTCGCGGCGTTGATCGATGCGCTCGACGAGGACGGTTTCCTCTCGAGTTCGCTCGAGGAACTCGCCGAGCTGTTCCCCGAGGAACTCGAGATCGATGTCGGGGATCTCGCGATCGCGCTCCGGTACCTGCAGGGCCTCGAGCCCACCGGCGTCGGCGCCCGCGACATCGGCGAGGCGCTCGCGCTGCAACTGCGGGCGCTGCCGGAAGGAACGCCGTTCCGCGAGGCCGCGCTCAAGGTCGTCGACGGCCACCTCGAACTCCTCGCCAACCGCGACGTGACGCGGCTGCGGCGGCTCCTGCACTGCGACGAGGCGACGGTCCGCGCGATCCGCGACCTGATCCGGACGCTCAAGCCCAAGCCCGGTGCCGCGTTCGCGAACGCGGAGGCCAACTACGTCGTGCCCGACGTGCTCGTGCGGAAGGTGCGCGGCCAGTGGGTCGCCTCGCTGAACGAGGCGGCGATGCCGAAGCTGCGCGTCAACCGCATCTACGCCGACATCCTGTCGCGCAGCCGCGACGCGTCGAACCAGCAGCTCGCCGCCCAGTTGCAGGAGGCGAAGTGGCTGATCCGCAACGTGCAGCAGCGCTTCGAGACCATCCTTCGGGTCGCGCAGGCGATCGTCGACCGGCAGCGCCGATTCTTCGAGCATGGCGAGGTCGCGATGCGCCCGATGGTGCTGCGCGAGATCGCCGACATGCTCGGGCTGCACGAATCGACGATCTCGCGCGTCACCACCCAGAAGTACCTGCTGACCCCGCGCGGCACCTACGAGCTCAAGTATTTCTTCGGCAGCCACGTGGCGACCGACACCGGCGGCGCGGCCTCCGCGACCGCCATCCGTGCGTTGATACGCCAGTTGATCGGGGCGGAGGACCCGAAGGCGCCGTTGACCGACAGCAAGATCGCCGAGGTGCTGGGCGAGCAGGGCATCCTCGTCGCCCGCCGCACCGTGGCGAAGTACCGGGAGGCGTTGTCCATCCCTCCCGTCAACCTGCGCAAGTCGCTGTGA
- the lptC gene encoding LPS export ABC transporter periplasmic protein LptC — MNFRRFLDRLTAWSPALMLGGLAALTYWLDAQVGPAPDKDARTARHEPDMYIENFRAVGLGPDGTPRQSLTAKRAEHFPDDRTSEFTEPRLVLTEAGKPSLELTAKHGRLSADQDDAWFSGDVRAVRDAPKDGAPDGSPGGKMTLRTEALHVATREERIDTAEPVTIEDARGIIRGVGLDFDNLAKTASLRGQVTGTIEPQSPPAKTP; from the coding sequence ATGAACTTCCGACGCTTCCTCGATCGGCTGACCGCGTGGTCGCCGGCGCTGATGCTGGGCGGTCTCGCGGCGCTGACGTACTGGCTCGACGCGCAGGTGGGTCCGGCACCGGACAAGGACGCCCGGACGGCGCGCCACGAACCCGACATGTACATCGAGAACTTCCGCGCGGTCGGCCTCGGCCCGGACGGCACGCCGCGCCAGTCGCTGACCGCGAAGCGCGCCGAGCACTTCCCCGACGACCGGACGAGCGAGTTCACCGAACCGCGTCTCGTGCTCACCGAGGCGGGCAAGCCCTCGCTCGAACTGACGGCGAAGCACGGGAGGCTCTCCGCCGACCAGGACGACGCGTGGTTCAGCGGCGACGTGCGCGCGGTGCGCGATGCGCCGAAAGACGGCGCGCCGGACGGCTCTCCAGGCGGGAAGATGACGCTCAGGACCGAGGCGCTGCACGTCGCGACGCGCGAGGAGCGCATCGACACCGCGGAGCCGGTGACGATCGAGGACGCGCGTGGCATCATCCGCGGCGTCGGCCTCGATTTCGACAATCTGGCGAAGACCGCGTCGCTCCGCGGCCAGGTCACCGGCACCATCGAGCCGCAGTCCCCGCCCGCCAAGACCCCGTGA
- the ruvC gene encoding crossover junction endodeoxyribonuclease RuvC, whose amino-acid sequence MSPARRILGIDPGLRLTGFGIVDCTGGALACVASGVVRTGTGDMPGRLGVIVRDLAHVIAEFSPAEVVVERVFVNVNPTSTLALGQARGAAIAAAVLAGLPVHEYTAGQIKQAVVGGGRAAKTQVQAMVSRLLALPGLPSPDAADALAAAICHAHATSGIGALARGTPRMRGGRMLRIRTR is encoded by the coding sequence ATGTCTCCCGCCAGACGCATCCTCGGCATCGATCCGGGGTTGCGCCTGACGGGCTTCGGAATCGTCGACTGCACGGGCGGCGCGCTCGCCTGCGTCGCGAGCGGCGTCGTGCGCACCGGCACCGGCGACATGCCGGGGCGGCTCGGCGTCATCGTCCGCGACCTCGCGCACGTGATCGCGGAGTTCTCGCCGGCGGAAGTCGTCGTCGAACGCGTGTTCGTCAACGTGAACCCGACGTCGACGCTGGCGCTCGGACAGGCGCGTGGCGCCGCGATCGCCGCCGCGGTGCTCGCGGGACTTCCGGTGCACGAGTACACCGCCGGCCAGATCAAGCAGGCGGTGGTCGGCGGCGGCCGCGCGGCGAAAACGCAGGTCCAGGCGATGGTGAGCCGGCTGCTCGCGCTGCCGGGCCTCCCTTCGCCCGACGCGGCGGACGCGCTGGCGGCGGCCATCTGCCACGCGCACGCCACGTCCGGCATCGGCGCGCTCGCGCGCGGCACGCCGCGCATGCGCGGCGGACGGATGCTGCGCATCCGCACCCGCTGA
- the rapZ gene encoding RNase adapter RapZ has protein sequence MDLLLIGGVSGSGKSVALAALEDAGYDTVGNLPLALVVPTADHLAREAAGTRVAIALDAKSSPGLPGLETTIAALKARGWHVRFVFLDAKVETLVKRFSETRRRHPFSSDDRTLVEAIVHERSQLEGARLLGTVFDTSDLPAAALRHWVRDFLSVDPTRLALLFESFGFKLGVPLDADLVFDVRCLPNPHYEPSLAPRTGEDAEVIAFLERHPEVERMYGDIYHFVASWLPDYARDNRNYLTVAIGCTGGRHRSVYLVERLARAFAPRYQVLRRHRELG, from the coding sequence ATGGATCTCCTGCTCATCGGCGGCGTCTCGGGCTCGGGCAAGAGCGTGGCGCTGGCCGCGCTCGAGGATGCGGGCTACGACACCGTCGGCAACCTGCCGCTCGCGCTCGTCGTGCCGACCGCCGACCATCTCGCGCGCGAGGCGGCCGGGACGCGCGTGGCGATCGCGCTCGACGCGAAGAGCAGTCCGGGGCTTCCCGGGCTCGAAACCACGATCGCGGCGCTCAAGGCGCGCGGCTGGCACGTGCGTTTCGTGTTCCTCGACGCCAAGGTCGAGACGCTGGTCAAGCGCTTCTCCGAGACGCGCCGCCGGCATCCGTTCTCGAGCGACGACCGCACGCTCGTCGAGGCGATCGTCCACGAACGCAGCCAGCTCGAGGGAGCACGGCTCCTCGGCACGGTGTTCGACACGAGCGACCTGCCCGCGGCGGCGTTGCGTCACTGGGTCCGCGACTTCCTGAGCGTCGATCCCACGCGCCTCGCGCTGCTGTTCGAGTCGTTCGGCTTCAAACTCGGCGTCCCGCTCGACGCCGACCTCGTGTTCGACGTGCGCTGCCTCCCCAATCCGCACTACGAGCCGTCGCTCGCGCCCAGGACCGGCGAGGACGCCGAGGTCATCGCGTTCCTCGAACGCCATCCGGAAGTCGAGCGCATGTACGGCGACATCTACCATTTCGTCGCGAGCTGGCTGCCCGACTACGCGCGCGACAACCGCAACTACCTGACGGTCGCGATCGGCTGCACCGGTGGACGGCATCGGTCGGTCTACCTGGTCGAGCGGCTCGCGCGCGCGTTCGCGCCGCGCTACCAGGTGCTGCGCCGGCATCGCGAACTCGGTTGA
- the lptA gene encoding lipopolysaccharide transport periplasmic protein LptA, giving the protein MTRPTRLLTAILAAVVATVSNAETGDREKPINFSADRGDLNYETKLGKLDGNVVLTQGTITVRADRLTFRQNPDNSMQVTATGNPVSFRQKRDGSDEYYEGFAQRIEYDGAKDLLELFDRALLKRGVDEIRSNYVSYNTKTEVFKAEGRPDTPAAAASDTGPGARVRGTFQPREGESLAPNSAPKGGAKAAPKGSAAGQGAKATDSLELRPAGETAAK; this is encoded by the coding sequence GTGACCCGACCGACGCGCCTGCTCACCGCGATCCTCGCCGCCGTCGTCGCCACGGTCTCGAACGCCGAGACCGGCGACCGCGAGAAGCCGATCAACTTCTCGGCGGACCGGGGCGACCTCAACTACGAGACGAAGCTCGGCAAGCTCGACGGCAATGTCGTGCTGACGCAGGGAACGATCACCGTGCGCGCCGACAGGCTCACGTTCCGCCAGAATCCCGACAACTCGATGCAGGTCACCGCGACCGGCAACCCGGTGTCGTTCCGCCAGAAGCGCGACGGCAGCGACGAGTACTACGAGGGGTTCGCGCAGCGCATCGAGTACGACGGCGCGAAGGACCTGCTCGAACTCTTCGACCGCGCGCTCCTGAAGCGCGGCGTCGACGAGATCCGCAGCAACTACGTGTCCTACAACACGAAGACCGAGGTGTTCAAGGCCGAGGGACGCCCGGACACCCCGGCCGCGGCGGCCTCCGACACCGGACCGGGCGCGCGCGTGCGCGGCACGTTCCAGCCGCGCGAGGGCGAGTCCCTCGCGCCGAACTCCGCGCCGAAGGGCGGCGCGAAGGCCGCGCCGAAGGGGTCCGCCGCCGGACAGGGCGCGAAGGCGACCGACTCGCTCGAGCTCCGTCCGGCGGGCGAGACGGCCGCGAAGTGA
- the ruvA gene encoding Holliday junction branch migration protein RuvA, which yields MIGRLSGTLLEKNPPQILLDVGGVAYEVDVPMSTFYNLPDAGGKVTLFTHLVVREDAHLLYGFGSEGERRAFRLLTRISGIGAKIALAVLSGLSVAELAQAITLQESGRLTKIPGIGKKTAERILLEMKDRLGADLSSAVGVHRAAPASSDILNALVALGYSDKEAVAAVKDLPEGIAVADGIRQALKRLAKA from the coding sequence ATGATCGGCCGACTGTCCGGCACCCTGCTCGAGAAGAACCCGCCGCAGATCCTGCTCGACGTCGGCGGCGTCGCCTACGAGGTCGACGTCCCGATGAGCACGTTCTACAACCTGCCGGACGCCGGCGGGAAGGTGACGCTCTTCACCCACCTCGTCGTCCGCGAGGACGCGCACCTCCTCTACGGTTTCGGGTCGGAGGGCGAGCGCCGCGCGTTCCGGCTGCTGACGCGGATCAGCGGCATCGGCGCGAAGATCGCGCTCGCGGTCCTCTCGGGCCTGTCGGTCGCCGAACTCGCGCAGGCGATCACGTTGCAGGAGTCCGGCCGGCTGACGAAGATCCCGGGCATCGGCAAGAAGACCGCCGAGCGGATCCTCCTCGAGATGAAGGACAGGCTCGGCGCGGATCTCTCGTCCGCGGTCGGCGTGCACCGGGCCGCGCCGGCGTCGTCGGACATCCTGAACGCGCTCGTCGCGCTGGGCTACAGCGACAAGGAGGCGGTCGCGGCGGTGAAGGACCTGCCCGAGGGCATCGCGGTCGCCGACGGGATCCGGCAGGCGCTCAAGCGCCTCGCGAAGGCCTGA
- a CDS encoding HAD hydrolase family protein translates to MDAALAARARAVRLLTCDVDGVLTDGRIHVDDDGRESKAFHAHDGVGLKRLMAAGVAVAWITGSASSSVVHRARALGVVHLVRGTDDKLPHWERLRADLGVEPAACAHIGDDLPDLPLMRACGFAATVPNAPPVVLRRAHYVTRLRGGCGAVRELADLILAARDRIA, encoded by the coding sequence ATCGACGCCGCGCTCGCCGCGCGCGCACGCGCGGTGCGTCTCCTCACCTGCGACGTCGACGGCGTCCTGACCGACGGACGCATCCACGTCGACGACGACGGCCGCGAGAGCAAGGCGTTCCACGCCCACGACGGGGTCGGCCTCAAGCGGCTGATGGCTGCCGGCGTCGCGGTGGCCTGGATCACCGGCAGCGCCTCGTCCTCGGTCGTCCACCGGGCGCGCGCGCTCGGCGTCGTCCACCTCGTCCGCGGCACCGACGACAAGCTGCCCCACTGGGAACGGCTCCGCGCGGACCTCGGCGTCGAGCCGGCCGCCTGCGCGCACATCGGCGACGACCTGCCCGACCTGCCGCTGATGCGCGCCTGCGGCTTCGCCGCGACCGTCCCGAACGCGCCACCGGTCGTGCTGCGCCGCGCGCATTACGTGACGCGGCTTCGAGGCGGATGCGGCGCGGTGCGCGAACTCGCCGACCTGATCCTCGCCGCGCGCGACCGGATTGCATGA
- a CDS encoding YebC/PmpR family DNA-binding transcriptional regulator: MAGHSKWANIKHKKAAADAKRGKIFTRLIKEITVSARLGGPDASSNPRLRLAIDKAREQNMPKDTIDNAIRRGAGQLDGVSYEEIRYEGYGINGAAVIVDCMTDNRTRTAGDVRHAFSKHGGNLGTDGSVAFLFRHCGQIVFAPGTNEDKVMEAAIDAGADDVVTHDDGSIEVVTGPYDLVAVKDALAKAGLVPDVAEVVMKPQNEVEMAGEDAVRMQKLIDALESLDDVQEVYTSAVFEDA; encoded by the coding sequence ATGGCAGGCCACAGCAAGTGGGCGAACATCAAGCACAAGAAGGCCGCGGCGGACGCGAAGCGCGGCAAGATCTTCACGCGCCTCATCAAGGAGATCACCGTCAGCGCCCGCCTCGGCGGTCCCGACGCGTCGTCGAATCCGCGGCTGCGGCTCGCGATCGACAAGGCCCGCGAGCAGAACATGCCGAAGGACACGATCGACAACGCGATCCGGCGCGGCGCGGGCCAGCTGGACGGCGTGAGCTACGAGGAGATCCGCTACGAGGGCTACGGCATCAACGGCGCGGCGGTGATCGTCGACTGCATGACGGACAACCGCACGCGCACCGCGGGTGACGTGCGCCACGCGTTCTCGAAGCACGGCGGCAACCTCGGGACCGACGGATCGGTCGCCTTCCTGTTCCGGCACTGCGGCCAGATCGTGTTCGCGCCCGGCACGAACGAGGACAAGGTGATGGAAGCGGCGATCGACGCCGGCGCGGACGACGTCGTGACCCACGACGACGGCAGCATCGAGGTAGTCACCGGCCCCTACGATCTCGTCGCGGTCAAGGACGCGCTCGCGAAGGCGGGCCTCGTGCCCGACGTCGCCGAGGTCGTGATGAAGCCGCAGAACGAGGTCGAGATGGCCGGCGAGGACGCCGTGCGCATGCAGAAGCTCATCGACGCGCTCGAATCGCTGGACGACGTGCAGGAGGTCTACACGTCGGCGGTGTTCGAGGACGCCTGA
- a CDS encoding HPr kinase/phosphorylase — protein sequence MRQVSVERLYADNRERLGLEWVAGRDGGNRVLTGEAAMKPTVGQVGHMNFIHPFRVQLLGAAEVAHLKALPPGEFASSLRRLFDGELVAIVVANGEAMPPDLEENCDAHHVPLFTSPQPSPHVVDVFRLYLSRVLAESTTLHGVFLDVLEMGVLITGASAIGKSELALELISRGNGLVADDIVELYRISPDTVEGRCPAVLRDFLEVRGIGVLNIRTIFGETAVRPRKLLKLIVHLEDHGHEAFSELDRLKVDANTQEVLGVPIRRVTIPVAAGRNLAVLVEAAVRNFVLHQRGIDSTMEFIERQQKLMDDQGSGVS from the coding sequence CTGCGGCAGGTCAGCGTCGAGCGGCTCTACGCGGACAACCGCGAGCGCCTCGGACTCGAGTGGGTCGCGGGCCGCGACGGCGGCAACCGGGTGCTCACCGGCGAGGCCGCGATGAAACCCACCGTCGGCCAGGTCGGGCACATGAACTTCATCCACCCGTTCCGCGTCCAGCTCCTGGGCGCGGCCGAGGTCGCCCACCTGAAGGCACTGCCGCCCGGCGAGTTCGCCTCGTCGCTCCGCCGGCTGTTCGACGGCGAACTCGTCGCGATCGTCGTCGCGAACGGCGAGGCCATGCCGCCCGATCTCGAGGAGAACTGCGACGCGCACCACGTCCCGCTCTTCACCTCGCCCCAACCCTCGCCGCACGTCGTCGACGTGTTCAGGCTCTACCTGTCGCGCGTGCTGGCCGAGTCGACGACGCTGCACGGCGTGTTCCTCGACGTGCTCGAGATGGGCGTGCTCATCACCGGCGCGTCCGCGATCGGCAAGAGCGAACTCGCGCTCGAACTCATCTCGCGCGGGAACGGCCTCGTCGCCGACGACATCGTCGAGCTCTACCGGATCTCGCCGGACACGGTCGAAGGCCGCTGCCCCGCCGTGCTCCGCGACTTCCTCGAGGTACGCGGCATCGGCGTGCTGAACATCCGGACGATCTTCGGCGAGACCGCGGTGCGCCCGCGCAAGCTCCTGAAGCTCATCGTCCATCTCGAGGACCACGGGCACGAGGCGTTCTCCGAGCTCGACCGCCTGAAGGTCGATGCGAACACCCAGGAAGTGCTCGGCGTCCCGATCCGGCGCGTGACGATTCCGGTCGCGGCGGGGCGCAACCTCGCCGTGCTCGTCGAGGCCGCCGTGCGCAACTTCGTGCTGCACCAGCGCGGCATCGACAGCACGATGGAGTTCATCGAGCGCCAGCAGAAGCTGATGGACGATCAGGGCTCAGGAGTCAGTTGA
- the lptB gene encoding LPS export ABC transporter ATP-binding protein, whose translation MSQLSATHLRKRYKSRTVVHDVSLEVASGEVVGLLGPNGAGKTTCFYMIVGLVPGDGGQITIDGRNLSRLAIHQRARLGLSYLPQEASIFRKLTVAENVRAILELQESDPDAIANRLDALLEDLSIAHLADAPAVSLSGGERRRCEIARALATRPRFILLDEPFAGVDPIAVLDIQRIIGFLKERGIGVLITDHNVRETLGICDRAYIINEGSVLASGAPDEIVYNEAVRKVYLGEHFRL comes from the coding sequence GTGAGCCAGCTCTCGGCGACCCACCTGCGCAAGCGCTACAAGTCGCGCACCGTCGTGCACGACGTGTCGCTCGAGGTCGCGAGCGGGGAGGTCGTCGGATTGCTCGGGCCCAACGGAGCCGGCAAGACCACCTGCTTCTACATGATCGTCGGCCTCGTGCCCGGCGACGGCGGCCAGATCACGATCGACGGCCGGAACCTGTCGCGCCTCGCGATCCACCAGCGCGCCCGGCTCGGACTCTCCTACCTGCCGCAGGAGGCGTCGATCTTCCGCAAGCTCACGGTCGCGGAGAACGTGCGCGCGATCCTGGAACTGCAGGAGTCCGATCCCGACGCGATCGCCAACCGGCTCGACGCGCTGCTCGAGGACCTGTCGATCGCGCATCTCGCCGACGCGCCGGCGGTGTCGCTCTCCGGGGGGGAGCGCCGCCGCTGCGAGATCGCCCGGGCGCTGGCCACGCGGCCGCGCTTCATCCTCCTCGACGAGCCCTTCGCGGGCGTCGACCCGATCGCGGTGCTGGACATCCAGCGCATCATCGGCTTCCTCAAGGAGCGCGGCATCGGCGTGCTGATCACCGACCACAACGTGCGGGAGACGCTCGGCATCTGCGACCGCGCCTACATCATCAACGAGGGCAGCGTGCTGGCCTCGGGCGCGCCGGACGAGATTGTCTATAATGAAGCGGTCCGCAAGGTCTATCTCGGAGAGCACTTCCGCCTGTAG
- a CDS encoding LON peptidase substrate-binding domain-containing protein — MRPARGATIPLFPLRAVLFPGGILPLKVFEQRYIDMTKTCMKERRPFGVVTITSGDEVAGQGGTPSFSKVGTLAAITGWDMPELGILHVATEGGSRFQVREHRVQPNHLVVADVADIPDEPRVPLPSDAEPLARLLELAAARVGARNFPAVQDYGDASWVGYRLAELLPLPLSVKQGMLEINDAVVRLSVLRRFLEQQGVL; from the coding sequence ATGCGGCCCGCGCGCGGCGCCACGATCCCGCTGTTTCCGCTGCGCGCGGTGCTGTTCCCGGGCGGCATCCTGCCGCTCAAGGTGTTCGAGCAGCGCTACATCGACATGACGAAGACCTGCATGAAGGAGCGCAGGCCGTTCGGCGTCGTGACGATCACCTCGGGTGACGAGGTGGCCGGGCAAGGCGGGACACCGTCGTTCTCGAAGGTCGGGACGCTCGCGGCCATCACCGGCTGGGACATGCCCGAACTCGGCATCCTCCACGTCGCGACCGAGGGTGGCTCCCGCTTTCAGGTGCGCGAGCACCGGGTGCAGCCGAACCACCTCGTCGTCGCGGACGTCGCCGACATCCCGGACGAGCCGCGAGTGCCGCTTCCGTCGGACGCGGAGCCGCTCGCGCGCCTGCTCGAACTCGCGGCCGCGCGCGTGGGCGCGCGGAATTTCCCGGCCGTGCAGGACTACGGCGACGCGAGCTGGGTGGGCTACCGGCTCGCCGAACTGCTGCCGCTGCCGCTCTCCGTCAAGCAGGGCATGCTCGAGATCAACGATGCCGTCGTGCGGCTGTCGGTGCTGCGGCGGTTCCTCGAGCAGCAAGGCGTGCTGTAG